The Salmo salar chromosome ssa04, Ssal_v3.1, whole genome shotgun sequence genomic sequence actggtgtaacatgatcacattttttggttctagtcaagattctagcagtcgtgtttagcactaactgaagttttagtgctttatccgggtagctggaaagtagagcattgcagtagtctaatcgaGAAGCGACAAAGGcattgatacatttttctgcatcatttttggacagaaagtttctgatttttgaaatgttacgaagatggaaaaaagctgtccttgaaatatacttgatatgttcgtcaaaagagagatcggggtccagagtaacgccgaggtccttcacagttttatttgagatgactgtacaaccatcaagattaattgtcagatacaacagaagatctctttgtttcttgggacctagaattagcatctctgttttgtctgagtttaaaagtagaacatttgccgccatccacttccttatgtctgaaacacagtcttccagggagggcaattttggggcttcactatgtttcatcgaaatgtacagctgtgtattgtccgcatagcagtgaaagttaacatgttTCCGAATGAcgtcaccaagaggtaaaatatatagtgaaaacaatagtggtcctaaaatggaaccttgaggaacaccgaaatttgcagttgatttgtcagaagacaaaccatccacaaATTGATacctttccgacagataagatctaaaccgggccagaacttgtccgtgtagaccaatttgggtttccaatctctccaaaagaatgtggtaatCGAcgatatcaaaagcagcactaaggtctaggagcacgaggacaaatgcagagccttggtctgatgccattaaaaggtaatttaccaccttcacgagtgcagtctcagtgctatgatggggtctaaaaccagactgaactgTTTTGTATAGATTGTCTTCAgcaaggcagtgagttgctgcgcaacagcttttccaAAAATTGAGAGGAaggggagattcgatataggccgatttgtagttttttaaatattttctgggtcaaggtttggctatttcaagagaggctttattactgccacatttagtgagtttggtacagatccggtggatagggagccgtttattatattcaacataggagggccaagcaccgGATGCAGctttttcagtagtttagtttgaatagggtccagtatgcagcttgaaggtttagaggccaagactattttcatcaatgtgtcaagagatattgtattaaaaaacttgagtgtctcccttgatcctaggtcctggcagtgttgtgcagatttaaagaggagtccgtaatttgctttctaatgatcatgaagATCatcatttttacgctgctgctactctgtttatcatatatgcatagtcactttaatcatatctacatgtacatactacctcaatcagcctgactaaccggtgtctgtatgtagcctcgctacttttatagcctcgctactgtatatagcctgtcttttactgttgttttatttctttacttacctattgttcacctaacaccttttttgcactattggttagagcctgtaagtaagcatttcactgtaaggtcgacacctgttgtattcggcgcacgtgacaaataaactttgatttgatctttCCGTCAAAGttaatttatcactgctgaagtgaaagccatcctctcttaggGAATGCTGCtgtttagttagctttgcgacagtataaaaaatacattttggattgttcttattctcctcaattggaaaaataggatgatcgagcagcagtgagggctcttcaatactgcacggtactgtctttccaagctagttggaagacttccagtttggtgtagcacatttccgttccaattttctggaagcttgcttcaggtctcgggtattttctgtatacaagggagctagtttcttatgacaaatgttttttgcttttaggggtgcgactgcatctagggtattacgcaaggttaaattgagttccttagTTTgctggttaactgatttttgtactctgacgtccttggataggtggagggagtctggaagggcatctaggaatctttgggttgtctgagaatttatagcacagcttttgatgatccttggttggggtctgagcagattatttgttgcgataacaaacgtaataaaatggtggtccgatagtccaggattatgaggaaaaacattaagatccacaatatttattccacgggacaaaactaggtccagagtatgactgtggaaGTGAGTTGGTCCGGAGAcgtgttggacaaaacccactgagtctgatggctccgaaagccttttggagtggatctgtggacttttccatgtgaatattaaagtcaccaaaaatgtgaatattatctgccatgactacaaggttcgataggaattcagggaactccgtgaagaacgctgtatatggcccaaaaggcctataaacagtagctataaaacaAACAAGTCAAGTATAAAAtaatgcttcaaatgaaaaccgagatgactgcattaaataTAAATAGcctacagtaggctataggcctatgtcattcatattgaaatacatttcttGTTCAATACACTGACTTCTATTTTGCTACTTTTAGGCTACTGTCTGAAAtgtctcaatatatttcatgacGTGTATCCTAACATTTGGTGATTTAATGTGCATTTTTTTTatgggtaagcattagaataaaccgcctcaatatttgcagccgtaGATGTTCATCTCTATAGGAGCTGATCTGTCATGTGAAATAGTTATAATGTTAAGGTAATATTTGATTTGAGATCTGATCAGCAACGCTGTCTTTCGAACCTATCTGTATCGACGCTCCAACATGTTACATCTTCGGCCGTTGTAAGAAAGATGCATCGTTAACACTCGTGGGCCTAAATTCCATCGCTATCGGGAAACTGAGCCAGGTCTATTCCTATGCTTGTAAAGGTGCTTTTGGACCATGATACTGCTGCATGCAGCTACAGTTTTTTTCATATCTTGTCCCATAGTCGCATCCATCTGCTGGTCGAAATTCTCCTTTGTTTTTGgcattgttttaaaaaaaaaggtacTTACTCTTTAGTTTCATTGCCTCTAGTAAATTAACTGTTGGATTTGCTGAAAAACTGACATTGATGAACTAGTGATGAGATGAGACTCCAAAGCATTCAACGTTTCTCACAAGAACATACAATGCCTTTTTCTTCCACAGGAGTGTGCAAGGGCTGCGCTGTCATTGTCTTTAACACAGAAGGCAGTGCTGAGTCATACAGGAATCCAAAAATGATTAAAAACACATCATTGTTCGACCAAAAGTACTGAACTAACATgataggtttttagacattttgctGATTATGTTTACATTCTTACATGGAAGGTTCTGACTTCGATTAAATCCTGAGTGGTACACTAGCCTTCAAAGCAGGACCAATGAGTTAGCTGGCTATCTTTGATAAACAAACATAAATAGCTACAGATTTTCTGGTTCATTAGGAAAGCTAAAATAAAATGTGCTTTCGATTGTTAGGTCAATCAAACCATGCTTATTTCAAGCTTATcttaaatgtgtgtatgtgtgtatgtatgtatgtatgtgtgtatatatatacatacatacatacatacatacatacacacacttaggttggagtcattaactagtttttcaaccactccacaaatttcttgtcaacaaactatagttttggcaagtctgtgtcatgcacaaagtagatgtcctaagtaatttttccaacaattgtttcgacagattatttcactcataattcactgtatcacaattccagtgggtcagaagttacacgaagttgactgtgccttttaaacaacttggaaaatttgATAGGCTACTTGAGAAAGTTTGAGTCAAtgggaggtatacctgtggatgtatttcaaggcctaccttcaaactcagtgcatctttgcttgacatcatgggataaccaaagaaatcagccaagacctcgggaaaaaaattgtagatctccacaagtctggttcatccttgggagcaatttccaaacgcctgaaggtaactcgttcatctgtacaaacaatagtacacaagtataaacaccatgggaacacgcCGCCATcacacagctcaggaaggagacgcattctgtctcctagagatgaacttactttggtgcgaaaagtgcaaatcaatcccagaacaacagcaaaggaccttgtgaagatgctggaggaaacaggtacaaaggtatctatatccacagtaaaacgagtcctatatcgacataacctgaaaggccgcttagcaaggaagaagccactgctccaaaatcgccataaaaaagccagactacggtttgcaactgcacatggggacaaagatggtactttttggagaaatgtcctctggtctgatgaaacaaaaatagaactgtttggtcataatgaccatcgttatgtttggaggaaaaagggggaggcttgcaagctgaagaacaccatcccaaccgtgaagaacgtggtggaagcatcatgttgtgggggtgctttgctgcaggagggactggtgcacttcacaaaatagatggcatcacgaagaaagaaaatgatgtagatatattgaagcaacatctcaagacatcagtcaggaagttaaagcttggtcacaaatgggtcttccaaatggacaataaccccacgcatacttccaaagttgtggcaaaatggcttaaggacaacaaagtcaaggtattggagtggccatcacaaagccctgacctcatcctatagaaaatttgaggacagaactgaaaaagcgtgtgtgagcaaggaggcctacagacctgactcagttacaccagctctgtcaggaggaatgggccaaaattcacccaacttattgtgggaagcttgtggaaggctacctgaaatgtttgacccaggttaaacaatttaaaagcaatgctaccaaatactaactgagtgtataaacttctgacccactgggaatgttattaaagaaaaaatattaaataaatcactctcctattattctgacatttcacacagtgattttcaaacactgACATTCCCGGTTACCTGAGGAGTAAGAAAATACACTATCTCTGGCTGGAAACTTGTTGCAGgtttttaaaatcagtttttcttACTTTGAATCAtaccctgtgatgtcacagagaagcatttTTTTAGGACCTTTTTTCTTATCTTTctaaccacagatcatagaaacacTGTTTTCACATacgctacatggccaaaagtattggacacccctttcaaattagtggatttggctatttcagacacaccccttactgacaggtgtataaaatcgagcacacggccatgcaatctccatagacaaacattagcagtagaatggcccgtactgaagagctcattgactttcaacatgtcaccgtcataggatgccacctttccaacaagtcagtttgtcaaatttctgccctgctggagctgccccTGTTAACGgtgagtgctgttattgtgacgtggaaaCCTCTAGAAGCATCAGTGGCTCatctgcgaagtggtaggccacacaggctcacagaacgggaccgatGAAGGCGCAGCAcgcaaaaattgtctgtcctcggttgcaactacagagttccaaactgcctttggaggcaccgtcagcacaataactgtttgtcgggagcttcaggaaatggatttccatggcagagcagccacacacaagcctaagatcaccatgcgcaatgcaaagcgtcggctggagtggtgtaaatgtgttcctggaatgatgaatcacgcttcaccatctggcagtccgacggacgaatctgggtttggcggatgccaggagaacgctacctgccccaatgcatagtgccaactgtaatgtttggtggtggaggaataatggtctggggctgtttttcatggtttgggctaagccccttagtttcagtgaagggaaatcttaatgctacagcatgcaatgacattctagacaattctgtgcttccaactttgtggcaacagtttgtggaaggcccatttctgtttcagcatgacaatgcccctgtgcacaaaatgGTTTGTTGTGATCAGTGTGGAAGgacttcactggcctgcacagagcactgacttcaaccccatcatacaccattgggatgaattggaacgccgactgcgagccaggcctaatcacccaacatcagtgccaaacctcactaatgctcttgtggctgaatggaagcaatgttccaacatctaggtgaaagccttcctagaagagtggaggctgttatagcaacaaaggggggaccaactccatattaatgtccatgaatttggaatgaggtgtttgacgagcaggtgtccacatacttttgtagacACTGGTAtagtgctggagataatgaatgaGGTTGAAATGTGGCGGAATTGGCCTTTAAGGTGAGGCTTTTATTGGGAATTAAGTGAAAGGGGAGACCTAGTCAGGTGCACAACTGAAGTGCATTTatccgaaatgtgtcttctgcatttaacccaacccctctgaatcggaGAGGTGCAGGGGTCTGCCTTAATCGATGTTCAGGTCTGAACCTTCCATTTTagaatgtaaatatatttatttagttTCCTGTCATGAATGATACATGTTATGTACAACAATTTAGTATATCAGGATTTGTCACTCATCTACAAAATGTTAGAGAATTGAGAACATTGTTTTTACTGTGTCATGATGCAACAGACAGTACAATGTAACTGTTGTCTTTGATTCAACCGGCCCCTATAATCTGTGCTTCATCATAAACACCTCTGGACTGGTCTCCCTGCCTTTTCATATGGCCCTATTTATTATACACAATAACCTTATTTCTAcacacacttgtgtgtgtgtattcccacTTGGGAAGAGGACACGGTGGTggagagacaagacagagacgGGAGAAAAACAATGCAGTACTAAAGAAACAAAAAGGAAGCCGACATTGTAGCAAGTTATTCAAAAGCAGTCAGTACAACAGTTTAATCCCTTCGGCTAGAGTTGCTGACAGTGGCTAACCCTTTAAAATGGCCCCTGTCCTGCCTCGTGATGTTGGAGCGCCCCCTGTCTTTATACATAAAGATACCTGCTTTCAACAGGCCAGTTTCACCCGCACAAATCCTCCCACAGGACTGAATCCCCTTGGCTTCCCCAAACACACTTGACCACTTGTCTTCATACGCCAGTGAGCAGGCCAAAGCCGAACAAGGTCAGTGATATGCTGGTCAGTGATaggctggtcatttatgaacatttgaacatcttggccatgttctgttataatctccacccagcacagccagaagaggactggccacccctcatagcctggttcctctctaggtttcttcctaggtttcggcctttctagggagtttttcctagccaccgtgcttctacacctgcattgcttgctgtttggggttttaggatgggtttatgtacagcactttgatatatcagctgatgtaagaagggctatataaataaaatgtatatttgaGACAGATTGATGAGAAGCTTGCATTGATGGAAAGATACTGGATGGATGTTAGTATCAATCAAAACCTGAATGTTATTGAACTCAAACTGTTAAACGTAATGATTTTATCTACAaatgtgatttttgttgttgttgttgttgttgttagagaTGGTGATGATCAGTTCACTGAATTATTCAGTGATATGTCTGTTAATTGTTGTACACTTAAACTATGTGTTTACCTTGATGAACACAGAAGAATGTTTATCTATGATAATTTGAGTGACCAATGAATATGTGTATTTTATGGAgggtattacattttttaaatatgtgCAAATAAGACATTGAGAAGATGAATAATTTACAGTTGTTGGAATACAGGAATGACAAGGCAATTTAGAGTTGATGTATCCCAATTAAGCATAGGATCCACTGTACATCACATCTTCACAACAGAGGAACCTGACCCAGCCAACAAGCCTGCAGAGTACAGAGGGACCAACCAGTCACGTCATGATTGAAGCTGACCGAGAGCTATCAGTCATGGTGCAGGAAATATGGGATAAAGACGTCAACAGACTGAAACCAGGGACAGACTACCGGATCTCTCTGCAGGTAGAAAAACTATACAAACGGGACTACTGTATGTGGATGACATTTATTAATTTACTGACGGCATTCCGTGACAGATTGTGCAAACATATTACTCCAAAATAACTTATGATGTTTTTGCTAATAGTAAGGTCACAGGCATTGTTTGTTGTAAGGTCACAGCACATTGAACAAATCCAGACCCCTAAAATGCTCTATATTGTTGCTGTTGTGGTCTTTCtaaagcagggttccccaactggtgggcCACGGGCCGAATTTGGCCCGCATTtgatttggccccccaagttttctgagcaagacattttttgttgttgagaaatcactttttatttttttattgttggacataagactgtaaaaacatcagcaaatcagctccaagtgattttaattttggaaatctgtttcaaagtattcccatgcataatagcgagatatactgtatgtgatcgtacacaaatgtaagcaaggtttcaaattattatgttttagtcaaatatatctgtttgggcttcttgcgttACCTTTTttggtctacaaattatttgtaattatgttctggcctccTGACCAaccgctcaagaaaaaaaatgGCCCCGGACTGAATCTTGTTTATGATCCCTGTTCTAAAGGACACAATAGCATGTTAGACACTGTGCCACAGATAGAGTGCAAGTCCAGTGAAAACATGCTGCTGTTGGAATCTCCTAACTCATAAACAAATGTGGAGTTGCAGCTTCAAAGGGCACTGGGTCATGCTTCATTTCTTTCAAGAGGATACAATGTTTCTAAACAAAAGTGGACAGCTTCATCCCTACATCATTGGTGGGCATACTTACATATTTGTAATGTGTAACTGATTTCCTCTTCCTCTGCTGTGCTTTGTGCAGGGGAAAGCCAGGACTGTGAATGCTGACATGAATGATGACAGTGATGGAGCTGGATATCCTCTATTCTCGTTTGTCGATGAAAGCATTTTCAAAAAGGAGTCTTTCTTAGGTAAACGCTTGAGGTGTGAGTGTTAGTGCTTTCATTTTTATGAACTTTTGATTTCAACCGTTTCCTGTGTGTTACCATTATTTTCCTTTGGAAATCCTATCATATCTGCAATGTATTACGTACGTAAAGAGTAGCAGGAGTTCAAGTATAATTGCACATGATACAAACAGGATGTGTACTGACATCCAGGAGGAGTGGATAGACAAAACAAAATATTCCTTTTGTAAGATCAGAACACATGCTACCCTCGAAACCGATCTGCATGCCCTCTTTCAGCCTTTATCTCTCTACTGGATAACTATGAAAGTGATACCGGTGAGCCTGAGACTGTAACCCCAGAGGAGGAAGCAGAAAACCACACGTTTCTGGACTGCATGCTTCGAATGCCCACCATGAAGGTATCAGTTAAAACATATGGTGGATAGGTCGGTAACAAGAATACTGTATCTTTATTTAGTCTGGTGAGTAGGAACATAAGTCAAATCACAGATGCATGCAGAAAAAGTTAAAACCATTTTAATGTCACATCAATTCACAGGGAGAACCATGGCCAAGTTGGAACCTTTACAAGCTAAAGTGAGTCAATCAACACCCCATGATTGAAATTGTCTCCATATGTTTCTCTCATTTTTAGATTGCACATTAGTACCTAGTAGAGGAACCGCTCTCCCCAGAGGTATTACCGGAATTCAAGGAGCAACTCTACCGTATCTGGTTTGAGCTGTACGCCAGACGAGGAACTAGCAAGTGGGTAAAACTCTCCTCTTATGTAACTGTTACTTTTCAGATGTCAAAATAGTTCTTCATTAGGCTGCTAAATGTTTTCTCTTCACTGGTTAGGGTTATGTTTGTTCAATGTGAAATCCATTCACAATTAAAGAAGGCTGTATTGTCACCTCAGTCTCTCATTTATTTAGTCTTTATGCCTGTCTTTTCAAATGGCATACAGTGTGGACTTAAGACTTGAGACTTGGACCGACTCAAGGCACACATTTGATGAATTGAGACTTGACTTGGCAGGAAAGTAAATAACTTGAGCCTTGACTTGGAGCCTCGAGGCTCGGGACTCGTCTTGAGATTGATGTCTCGAAAGGCTTGATCTGGCCTGTTTCTGTACAGCTTAGTCCGAATTTGATAGCTTATCTTACTATATGACACAATGAAAATGGCCTGTTGCTGTTTCATTCAATGACTAGACAAAATATAATTCTATAGTCATCATTACATCTAGGGAAAATATGACCAATGACTCGAGCTTGGGAGAAAAAAACTAACTTGTGACTCCACATGACTTGAGATTACAATGACTTGACTTGCCCTTAGCTTTTGTGTATTCCTAGGAGTAGAGTAGTCTATTTTCACCTATGCTGTACAGTATGTGAAGCCGCAGATTGTGCTATCATGTCATCGTGTGCATCATCAAGCTAATCTAAGTGGTGGATGACCTCGCATTACTCTTCAATATCATCCCTTCAGGAAGAGGGTGGAAAAGCAGTGGTGTTCTATGTTCCAGCCTAATAATGTTCTCCCATGTTCCTCCAGGCCGGACTCCTCAGGGTTTGAGCATGTCTTTGTCGGAGAGACCAGAGGGGGCCGCACAGTCATCGGCTTTCATACCTGgatccagttgtgtgtgtgtatatatatatatgtatgtgtgtgtgtgtatctatgtgtgtatgtatatatatatatatatatatgtgtatatatatatatatgtatatatatatgtatatatatatatatatgtgtatgtatatatatatatatatgtgtatatatatatatatgtatatatgtgtatatatgtatatatgtatatgtatatatgtatatgtatgtatatgtatatatatatatgtatatatatatgtatgtatatatatatgtatatatatatgtatgtatatatatatatatacatatatatacacacatatatatatatatatatatatatatatacatatatatatatatatatatatacacacatatatatatacacacatatatacatatatatatatatatatatatatacatacatatatatatacacacatatatacatatatatatatatatacatatatatatatacatacatatatatatatatacacacatatatatatatatacagtgggggaaaaaagtatttagtcagccaccaattgtgcaagttctcccacttaaaaagatgagagaggcctgtaattttcatcataggtacacgtcaactatgacagacaaaatgagaaaaaaaatccagaaaatcacattgtaggatttttaatgaatttatttgcaaattatggtggaaaataagtatttggtcacctacaaacaagcaagatttctggctctcacagacctgtaacttcttctttgagacgctcctctgtcctccactcattacctgtattaatggcacctgtttgaacttgttatcagtataaaagacacctgtccacaacctcaaacagtcacactccaaactccactatggccaagaccaaagagctgtcaaaggacaccagaaacaaaattgtagacctgcaccaggctgggaagactgaatctgcaataggtaagcagcttggtttgaagaaatcaactgtgggagcaattattaggaaatggaagacatacaagaccaatGATAATCTCCcttgatctggggctccacgcaagatctcaccccgtggggtcaaaatgatcacaagaacggtgagcaaaaatcccagaaacacacggggggacctagtgaatgacctgcagagagctgggaccaaagtaacaaagcctaccatcaataacacactatgccgccagggactcaaatcctgcag encodes the following:
- the LOC123723863 gene encoding uridylate-specific endoribonuclease B; amino-acid sequence: MIEADRELSVMVQEIWDKDVNRLKPGTDYRISLQGKARTVNADMNDDSDGAGYPLFSFVDESIFKKESFLAFISLLDNYESDTGEPETVTPEEEAENHTFLDCMLRMPTMKIAH